One Candidatus Stygibacter australis genomic window, GCCGAGGCAATGCGATCATGGCAGCAAATATGCCTGAATATTGTAAGTTCCTAACTGGCAATCCGCACAATCAACTAATAGCAAGTGGCACAAATGTAGGTTTACCGGCGGGGGTTATGGGAAATTCTGAAGTTGGTCATCAAAACATTGGAGCTGGGAGAGTTGTTGATCAACATAGTCTAATAATTAATCGATTGATTGAAAATAGAAGTTTCTTTGAGAATAAAGCATTAAAAAGTGCTATTGAGCATGCCCTTAAATATGATAGCAGTCTGCATCTTATGGGGCTCCTGTCTAATGGTCATATACATAGCACCCTGGATCATATACTCCCAATCCTGGAAATGGCTAAAAGCAAAGGACTTACAAAAGTATTTCTGCATGCATTCATGGATGGAAGAGATACACTCCCACGTATGGGTAAAAAAATTCTGCTCAAAATTGAGAAAAAACTTAAGAAAGCGGGTATTTGTAAAATTGCCACTATCTCCGGCAGATATTATGCCATGGACAGGGATTCTAATTTTGAAAGAATCAAAGCTGCTTACAATGCAATGGTTTTTAGCAACTGCAAGCATTATGATAGTACAGCAGAAGCGATTTCTGACAGTTATAATAATGATGTCGCAGATGAATTTGTTTTACCATCTGTTATCAATGAAAATGGTCAACCTATTGCTAAAATATCTGATGAAGACAGCATTATCTTCTTCAACTATAGGTCTGATAGAGCTAAAGAACTCACCAGAAGTTTTGTTATACCTGGTTATAATGATTTTAAGGTTAAAAAATTCTCTAAACTCAAATTTGTTACTTTCAGCAATTATGGCACAAATTTGAATAATTATGTGGAAGTAGCTTTTCCAAGTAAGCATAATCCTAACACTCTAGCTGAAGTTATCAATAAGCAGAAACTTAAGCAATTGCACCTTGCTGAGACACAAAAATATGCTCATGTAACCTTCTTTTTTAATAGCGGAAGGGATAAAGAATACTCAAATGAAAAATGGGATATAGTGCCTTCCCCTAAGGTTGCCACCTATGACCTGAAACCGGAAATGAGTGCTTTTGAAGTTAAAGATAAACTAGTAAATGCTCTGTCGCTGGAAAAATATAGTTTCATAGTCACAAACTTTGCTAATCCTGATATGGTGGGACACACTGGAGATTTCAGTGCGACAGTACAGGCACTGGAAGCTGTTGATAAATGCCTGGGTGAAATTATCCCCAAAGCCAGAGAACATGATTATAATGTTATCCTCATTGCTGATCATGGTAATGCTGATCAGATGCTTGATAAAAATAATAATGTTCTTACTCAACACAGCACAAATCCAGTGCCAGTAATTATTTCTCTTATTGATGATAGTGACTATCAAGTATCTAGTGGAATACTTGCTGACGTAGCACCTACGATCCTGAAGATCATGGATATACCAATACCCGCAGTTATGACGGGAAAGGTACTGCTTAAGATATAATCTTGATTACTTGATTATCGAAAGCTTCCTTTCTATCTCCCCGCCGTCACTCTGAATGCGCAGCAGATAAACTCCGCTTTTGTAGTCTGATGCCTTAATGCTGATCTCGCCTGAGTTTTCTACCTGCCATTTGTTCAGGAATTGACCCTTAATATTATAAATGCCAATTTCTCCTGATTGGGTTTCTGGAATTGTATATGAGATCATGCAGTCACTGCGTGTACTGCCAGAAATATAAGGATTCGGATATACTATCATATTAAGAACTTCACTGATTTCATCTGGCTGAATTGGCAAAGCCTCTATCAAGTCCCGCGCCAGATAGAACATATCTTCATTATACTCTCTGCCATGCAGAAATAATTGTGCTTCTCCCTGATCATTGATATTCAGAAAGATGTCCTCTAAATTAAAGATATCTACTTCACTGCCATATTCATATACACTTTCGCCAATCTCACTGAATTGCCAATACTCGTCACCTTCATAGAAAGTGAAAATCAGGTTATAACTCTGCCAGTCTGCTGTCCATTGCAGGCGATCTGAATAATCATAAGAAAAACCATAATATTCACCAGTTATTAAATCAGAAAGCGGATATAGATTATTGTTAAGCAGATGATAAATAGCTGTATCATCCTGAAAATACAACTCATCTTCAAATAATCGGATATTACGGATATCTCCGGTAAATTCATCATTAGATAAAGTCTGCAATGTCATCCCGTTAGAATCTTTATCCCAAAAATCTACTCTGTATTCATCTACTGCTTTATAAATAAATGCAAGTATCTCTTCGTCATCTTCTGTTTGAATGTCCACTTGCATACTCAGCATTGAATTATTCATTACCTGGTTATATCTCTGCACAAAGCTGTCTCCACCATTAGTTGAATGCAGCACTGTAACCTGATGCTCAATCGGTCCCCCCAACAGATGTATTGCAGGTGGACAAATATTCTGATAGTCCAGTCGCTCATCATAATAAATATTCAGTTCATAACCGCAGGGTTCATGAGTTCCGCCATACAACCCGTTGTCAGGATCCCAGATATTGTTATAATGTACCTCAGGATCATCACCATTGCATAATACCTGATGAAAATCTCTTTCATATAACCCGCCATAAAGTTCAATTGTTCCTCTTTCAAAAACTATATCCTCACTGCTTTCTGGATATGCTGGATTATACCAGGGAATATCTGTGCCATAAGGTGTGATTATACCATTTCCATAATCCTCATTTTCATAAGGAAATCCGCAGCAGGGAAAATCCTCCGGCATGGCATTGCTGTGCATCATAAAACCTTGATCACCAATCCAGTAAGGAGAAGGTGGGAAAATGAATTTATTTAGATCAGGATAGGGGAAAATTTCCCTGTAACCGTTGCGTACTATCTCATAAGCCGGAGTACTGCCGTGAGGATGCAGATATTCTACTCCCAGATTACCGTCTTCACCTAAAGCCACCATTACTCCATAAATATAAACCCCATCACAATTAGGGCTTTGTATCTCATCCATATCTGGATCATAATTCTTATACTTCACAACGATACTCTTTTCTGATACAAGACCCAGATAGTCATATCCGGTTAATGGTTCCTCACCCGGAATCACACTATTATATATTAAATCACCAGTTATGAAAATCGTGTCAGCACAACCCAAGGTCATACTACCTGACACATCACCTTCGATCCACATTTGACAGTACACAAACGCTGAACTGTTTTGTAATGGAATATTGAAAGTCCCAATATCCCAGTCAAGTGTTTTTACATCTAAGTAATTCGTCCAGATTGAATCACCTACGGTGGTATTAGGATGCGCAGCATCAGGAAATGAATTATGAACTATGAATGTATCACGTTCAACGATAATATCAGCATATCTGCAGACTGCATTAGAGCCATCAATTTTCACATAGCATATATCACGGTCTATAGAACTATCCAAACTGTACCCATTCATCCTGATTTCAGCCGCAACGCCAGAATTTATATTGATATTTGCAGAATTTTCTATGTAACCTCCCAGAAAAATATTATCCATAGGAGCAGAGTTAATTGCTGGCTGCCCGGTACTTGCATCCATTATCCTGCCTTCTGATACTACCAGGTCATGAAAAGTGGGCCAACCGCCATTATTGCCCTGCGTGGTTTGATGAATAATTATATCATCTTTGCTGTAAACTCTTCCGGTAAATTGATCCTGACCCGTAAATTCATTCCCATTATTATTTTCAAAATACAAACTCCTCATCCCGCAGCTTGTCACCGGTCCTCCTCGTAATAATACCAGTACCAGTTCATCTTCTACCAGTTCCAAACTCATAGATGCTATATTGCCATACAAACTGCTGAACTCAGACTCATTATAGTTTATCATTAAATTATTGGAATGCAATTTAAACACTCGCACATCCTCAATATTGCTATAGGTTTTCTGATAAAAAATAGTGACTTCTTCATCCTGAACTGCAAAAGTACAATCCAGTTGTGATCGCACTCCTGCTGCTATATTCATGTTGCATAGCTCCATTACCTCAAAACTGCCATCTTCCTGCTCTCTTGCCAGTTTCAGATAAGTAGTCATTGGATGGATAGCTACATCATAATACAATATCCAGAGTTTACCATCAATTATCTGCACATTCTTCTCATAATTGACCAATAATTCCCCATTGAGATCATCATCAATCTCCACCGGTTCGCTGAATGATAATAAATTCAGTGTAAAGACCATTATTATGATTACTAAAAATATTTTCTTCATATTTGCCTCCTCATAATCCTGATATTTATTTCAGTAATAAAGCTTTCTTCAAGATCCGCTCATTCCCTGTTTTCATCTGCACAAAATATACTC contains:
- a CDS encoding T9SS type A sorting domain-containing protein; the protein is MKKIFLVIIIMVFTLNLLSFSEPVEIDDDLNGELLVNYEKNVQIIDGKLWILYYDVAIHPMTTYLKLAREQEDGSFEVMELCNMNIAAGVRSQLDCTFAVQDEEVTIFYQKTYSNIEDVRVFKLHSNNLMINYNESEFSSLYGNIASMSLELVEDELVLVLLRGGPVTSCGMRSLYFENNNGNEFTGQDQFTGRVYSKDDIIIHQTTQGNNGGWPTFHDLVVSEGRIMDASTGQPAINSAPMDNIFLGGYIENSANININSGVAAEIRMNGYSLDSSIDRDICYVKIDGSNAVCRYADIIVERDTFIVHNSFPDAAHPNTTVGDSIWTNYLDVKTLDWDIGTFNIPLQNSSAFVYCQMWIEGDVSGSMTLGCADTIFITGDLIYNSVIPGEEPLTGYDYLGLVSEKSIVVKYKNYDPDMDEIQSPNCDGVYIYGVMVALGEDGNLGVEYLHPHGSTPAYEIVRNGYREIFPYPDLNKFIFPPSPYWIGDQGFMMHSNAMPEDFPCCGFPYENEDYGNGIITPYGTDIPWYNPAYPESSEDIVFERGTIELYGGLYERDFHQVLCNGDDPEVHYNNIWDPDNGLYGGTHEPCGYELNIYYDERLDYQNICPPAIHLLGGPIEHQVTVLHSTNGGDSFVQRYNQVMNNSMLSMQVDIQTEDDEEILAFIYKAVDEYRVDFWDKDSNGMTLQTLSNDEFTGDIRNIRLFEDELYFQDDTAIYHLLNNNLYPLSDLITGEYYGFSYDYSDRLQWTADWQSYNLIFTFYEGDEYWQFSEIGESVYEYGSEVDIFNLEDIFLNINDQGEAQLFLHGREYNEDMFYLARDLIEALPIQPDEISEVLNMIVYPNPYISGSTRSDCMISYTIPETQSGEIGIYNIKGQFLNKWQVENSGEISIKASDYKSGVYLLRIQSDGGEIERKLSIIK
- the gpmI gene encoding 2,3-bisphosphoglycerate-independent phosphoglycerate mutase; this translates as METKRVLLLILDGFGINKRRRGNAIMAANMPEYCKFLTGNPHNQLIASGTNVGLPAGVMGNSEVGHQNIGAGRVVDQHSLIINRLIENRSFFENKALKSAIEHALKYDSSLHLMGLLSNGHIHSTLDHILPILEMAKSKGLTKVFLHAFMDGRDTLPRMGKKILLKIEKKLKKAGICKIATISGRYYAMDRDSNFERIKAAYNAMVFSNCKHYDSTAEAISDSYNNDVADEFVLPSVINENGQPIAKISDEDSIIFFNYRSDRAKELTRSFVIPGYNDFKVKKFSKLKFVTFSNYGTNLNNYVEVAFPSKHNPNTLAEVINKQKLKQLHLAETQKYAHVTFFFNSGRDKEYSNEKWDIVPSPKVATYDLKPEMSAFEVKDKLVNALSLEKYSFIVTNFANPDMVGHTGDFSATVQALEAVDKCLGEIIPKAREHDYNVILIADHGNADQMLDKNNNVLTQHSTNPVPVIISLIDDSDYQVSSGILADVAPTILKIMDIPIPAVMTGKVLLKI